One stretch of Serinicoccus hydrothermalis DNA includes these proteins:
- a CDS encoding DUF7059 domain-containing protein codes for MLGPVAVAALHREQPLPALRATEGSQEPVAVLCRLFALGRAVPAPEVDRALPRTGSGGLVDLRLAVEDEHGLVAACDLRPYATDEDRWWVVSDRSEMATGGPLPVDHVLGIGGASTTLASWTPRPRVERALDVGTGSGVQVLHLAGHAAYLVATDTSARALEFARFTLALNGIDADLRRGSLLEPVAGEQFDLVVSNPPFVVTPRRPGVPLYEYRDGGRAGDALVAGLVRDLAAHLRPGGIGQLLANWELGPGEGWTDRVAAWFEGAGLDAWVVQREEQDVADYAETWIRDGGHQPGTPEFDALYAAWLDDFAERGVDRLGFGVVTVQRPLTGREPWTDLTDVRTPVASPMGPAVLAGLAARTWLAEHDDDTLLDTPWQVAPDVTEERVGVPGGVDPQVIQVRQGGGLRRTVRLDTLGAGLVGACDGELTARQLCAGLAVLTEQEPGTIHTAVLPTLRDLVRDGLLR; via the coding sequence GTGCTCGGGCCGGTGGCCGTGGCCGCGCTGCACCGGGAGCAGCCGCTCCCCGCCCTGCGCGCCACGGAGGGCTCGCAGGAGCCGGTCGCGGTGCTCTGCCGGCTGTTCGCCCTCGGGCGCGCGGTCCCGGCGCCGGAGGTGGACCGGGCGCTGCCGCGGACCGGCTCGGGCGGGCTCGTCGACCTTCGGCTGGCCGTCGAGGACGAGCACGGGCTCGTCGCCGCCTGCGACCTGCGGCCGTACGCCACCGACGAGGACCGGTGGTGGGTCGTCTCGGACCGCTCCGAGATGGCCACCGGCGGTCCGCTGCCGGTCGACCACGTGCTCGGGATCGGCGGTGCCTCCACCACCCTGGCGAGCTGGACCCCGCGACCGCGCGTGGAGCGGGCCCTCGACGTCGGGACCGGCAGCGGCGTGCAGGTGCTGCACCTGGCGGGGCACGCGGCATACCTCGTCGCGACCGACACCTCCGCGCGGGCCCTGGAGTTCGCGCGCTTCACCCTGGCGCTCAACGGGATCGACGCTGACCTGCGCCGCGGCAGCCTGCTCGAGCCGGTCGCGGGCGAGCAGTTCGACCTCGTGGTGAGCAACCCGCCCTTCGTCGTCACGCCGCGACGTCCGGGGGTGCCGCTCTACGAGTACCGCGACGGTGGACGGGCCGGTGACGCGCTCGTCGCCGGGCTCGTCCGTGACCTGGCGGCGCATCTGCGGCCCGGCGGGATCGGCCAGCTCCTCGCCAACTGGGAGCTGGGCCCGGGCGAGGGGTGGACCGACCGCGTCGCGGCGTGGTTCGAGGGCGCCGGGCTGGACGCCTGGGTCGTGCAGCGCGAGGAGCAGGACGTCGCCGACTACGCCGAGACGTGGATCCGGGACGGCGGCCACCAGCCCGGCACCCCGGAGTTCGACGCGCTGTATGCCGCGTGGCTCGACGACTTCGCCGAGCGCGGCGTGGACCGGCTCGGCTTCGGCGTCGTCACGGTGCAGCGGCCGCTCACCGGGCGGGAGCCGTGGACCGACCTCACGGACGTGCGCACCCCGGTCGCGAGCCCCATGGGGCCCGCCGTCCTCGCCGGGCTGGCGGCGCGCACCTGGCTGGCCGAGCACGACGACGACACCCTGCTCGACACCCCCTGGCAGGTGGCGCCGGACGTCACCGAGGAGCGCGTCGGGGTGCCCGGAGGAGTCGACCCGCAGGTCATCCAGGTGCGGCAGGGCGGCGGCCTGCGCCGGACCGTGCGGCTGGACACGCTCGGGGCCGGGCTGGTCGGCGCGTGCGACGGGGAGCTGACCGCCCGACAGCTGTGTGCTGGTCTCGCGGTGCTCACCGAGCAGGAGCCCGGCACGATCCACACCGCGGTGCTGCCGACCCTGCGCGACCTGGTCAGGGACGGCCTGCTGCGCTGA